The genomic stretch atttTAGTTGGATCATGCATTGTATCCATCCAGTCACTTTGTCATTTCACTggaaatttaatccatttacatttaaggtaattactgaGAAGTAAGGATTTGCCATTACCATTTTGGTaattgttttctgtctgttttaTAATTCCTTTTTTGCCTTCCTCTCTTGGTGTCTTCATTTCTGATTTAACGACTTTTTAgcagtgtgtgttagtcgctcagttgagtcagactcttttcaaccccacggactgtagcctgtcaggttcctctgtccatggaattttccaggatataatactgggagtgggttgccatatttaGCAGTAGGctttgatttatttctcttttagctTTTCTACCACAAGTGTTTCTCTTTGCAATTACCATGAAGCTTACATAAAACTTCTTAGAGATGCGCCCCAGCTTTGGCAGCAACTGCCTCTCTACGCAGGTGTGAGCCTTGCTAGCCCTTCTGCCAGGAGACTGTTGCAGTCGGCCAGCCCCTGCTCCTTGGTAACTGTGTATGACCgaaaggccatcatcaagaaTGCTGATATGTCGGAGGAGATGCAACAGGACTCGGTGGAGTGTGCTACTCAGGCAGTGGAGAAATATAATATAGAGAAGGACATTGCAGCCCGTATCAAGGAGTTTGACAAGAAGTACAACCCCACCTGGCACTGCACCGTGGGGAGGAACTTCAGTAGTTATGTGACACATGAATCCAAACACTTCATCTACTTCTACCTGGACCAAGTGGCCATTCTCCTGTTCAAATCTGGTTAAAAGCATGGACTGTGCTACACACCCAGTGATCCATCCAAAAAAAAAGGACTGCAGCCTAAATTCCAAATACCAGAGACTGAAGTCTTCAGCCTTGCCTAAGGGAACACCTCCATCTTTGAACCTTTATTGTGTTTTGTATAGGGCATTCTCTGTACTAGTTTGTTGTGGTTATAAAGTAGTTAGCAAAACATCTTACATTAGTATCTATTTTCTATTCCATACCTCTCTGccccatgttttttcttttcaaattccattcctttaaaaaaataaatctgttggagaaatgtgaaaaaaattcttATAGTTATaactcttatttataaaatgaggaggCTAAATTTTAGTTGAATTCACTAAAATTcctttttgctttaatatttctgtttttttctaatgCATATGTGATTATTAATAGCTAATTTTTGGTTCATTAGGTGAGTAGTTTAATAAAAGACTCCAGTTAAAAAACTGATGCAGGAAGTTTTGGGATGGTGAGGGAAAATTACCTATGTTTCAGAGGTACCTCAATACAACATACCCAAAATGGAATTCACTATTTTCTCCCTGTCCATGATTACCTCTCTCCAGTTTATTCCTCCACATAATTTTTAGAGtttctttgtaaaatataagATTAATCATATCACTCCCCTtgaatgtttaaatataaatgtctCACCATATCTGTCAGGATAAATTCTAAACAAATTAGCAGAGAATAGAAAGTCTTACATTTTCTAGTTCCAGCTGTAACATGACTCCTATCATTTTC from Cervus elaphus chromosome X, mCerEla1.1, whole genome shotgun sequence encodes the following:
- the LOC122690366 gene encoding dynein light chain 1, cytoplasmic-like; this encodes MEATKIFINIEMDYEDCFSTTSVSLCNYHEAYIKLLRDAPQLWQQLPLYAGVSLASPSARRLLQSASPCSLVTVYDRKAIIKNADMSEEMQQDSVECATQAVEKYNIEKDIAARIKEFDKKYNPTWHCTVGRNFSSYVTHESKHFIYFYLDQVAILLFKSG